A single window of Gossypium hirsutum isolate 1008001.06 chromosome A10, Gossypium_hirsutum_v2.1, whole genome shotgun sequence DNA harbors:
- the LOC107897770 gene encoding caffeoylshikimate esterase isoform X1, giving the protein MDLENGTVRYEDEYITNSRGLKLFTCRWLPVNEEPKALIFLCHGYAMECSITMNSTAIRLVKAGYAVYGIDYEGHGKSSGLQGYISSFSHVVDDCSDYFTDICEKKENKKKMRFLLGESMGGAVLLLVHRKKPEYWDGAVLVAPMCKIADEMKPHPLVISVLQKVNKFIPTWRIVPGQDVIDAAFRQPEIRAQVRANPYCYKGRLRLNTANELLNTSLEIEQRLHEVSLPFLVLHGGEDKVTDKAVSQQLYNDAASSDKSFKLYPGMWHGLLYGELPENIEIVSADTIGWLNQRSEFGNSRLERELKLQDDEILILKHK; this is encoded by the exons atg GATCTTGAAAACGGAACTGTTCGATACGAAGAT gAATATATAACGAATTCTCGAGGACTAAAGCTATTTACATGCAGATGGTTACCAGTAAACGAAGAACCCAAAGCTTTAATCTTTCTCTGCCATGGTTATGCCATGGAATGCAGTATCACCATGAACA GTACTGCAATCCGATTGGTGAAAGCAGGATATGCAGTTTATGGCATAGATTATGAAGGCCATGGCAAGTCTTCGGGGTTGCAGGGCTATATCTCAAGTTTCAGTCATGTTGTTGATGATTGTTCCGATTATTTCACTGATATTTGTG AGaaaaaggagaataaaaagaaGATGAGGTTTTTGTTAGGGGAATCAATGGGAGGAGCAGTGTTGTTGCTTGTTCATAGGAAGAAGCCTGAATATTGGGATGGGGCTGTCTTGGTTGCCCCAATGTGCAag ATTGCAGATGAAATGAAGCCACATCCATTGGTGATAAGTGTATTGCAAAAGGTCAACAAGTTTATTCCAACGTGGAGAATAGTTCCAGGTCAAGATGTCATTGATGCTGCTTTTAGACAGCCTGAAATAAGAGCTCAG GTTAGAGCAAATCCGTATTGCTACAAAGGACGGCTTCGTTTGAACACAGCCAATGAACTTCTAAACACCAGCCTGGAAATTGAACAAAGACTCCAtgag GTTTCATTACCATTTCTAGTTCTACATGGAGGGGAAGATAAAGTAACAGACAAAGCAGTGAGCCAGCAATTGTACAATGATGCAGCAAGTTCGGACAAGAGTTTCAAGTTGTATCCTGGGATGTGGCATGGCCTGTTGTATGGTGAATTACCGGAAAACATCGAGATTGTGTCTGCAGATACTATTGGTTGGCTGAACCAGAGGAGTGAGTTCGGGAACTCGAGGTTGGAGAGAGAATTGAAACTTCAAGATGATGAGATTTTGATCTTGAAACACAAGTGA
- the LOC107897770 gene encoding caffeoylshikimate esterase isoform X2, translating to MECSITMNSTAIRLVKAGYAVYGIDYEGHGKSSGLQGYISSFSHVVDDCSDYFTDICEKKENKKKMRFLLGESMGGAVLLLVHRKKPEYWDGAVLVAPMCKIADEMKPHPLVISVLQKVNKFIPTWRIVPGQDVIDAAFRQPEIRAQVRANPYCYKGRLRLNTANELLNTSLEIEQRLHEVSLPFLVLHGGEDKVTDKAVSQQLYNDAASSDKSFKLYPGMWHGLLYGELPENIEIVSADTIGWLNQRSEFGNSRLERELKLQDDEILILKHK from the exons ATGGAATGCAGTATCACCATGAACA GTACTGCAATCCGATTGGTGAAAGCAGGATATGCAGTTTATGGCATAGATTATGAAGGCCATGGCAAGTCTTCGGGGTTGCAGGGCTATATCTCAAGTTTCAGTCATGTTGTTGATGATTGTTCCGATTATTTCACTGATATTTGTG AGaaaaaggagaataaaaagaaGATGAGGTTTTTGTTAGGGGAATCAATGGGAGGAGCAGTGTTGTTGCTTGTTCATAGGAAGAAGCCTGAATATTGGGATGGGGCTGTCTTGGTTGCCCCAATGTGCAag ATTGCAGATGAAATGAAGCCACATCCATTGGTGATAAGTGTATTGCAAAAGGTCAACAAGTTTATTCCAACGTGGAGAATAGTTCCAGGTCAAGATGTCATTGATGCTGCTTTTAGACAGCCTGAAATAAGAGCTCAG GTTAGAGCAAATCCGTATTGCTACAAAGGACGGCTTCGTTTGAACACAGCCAATGAACTTCTAAACACCAGCCTGGAAATTGAACAAAGACTCCAtgag GTTTCATTACCATTTCTAGTTCTACATGGAGGGGAAGATAAAGTAACAGACAAAGCAGTGAGCCAGCAATTGTACAATGATGCAGCAAGTTCGGACAAGAGTTTCAAGTTGTATCCTGGGATGTGGCATGGCCTGTTGTATGGTGAATTACCGGAAAACATCGAGATTGTGTCTGCAGATACTATTGGTTGGCTGAACCAGAGGAGTGAGTTCGGGAACTCGAGGTTGGAGAGAGAATTGAAACTTCAAGATGATGAGATTTTGATCTTGAAACACAAGTGA